In the Parafrankia discariae genome, one interval contains:
- a CDS encoding ADP-ribosylglycohydrolase family protein, whose product MTTPTPQQRVHGALLGLAAGDALGATLEFMSPEEIRRRHGVHTEITGGGAFGWRPGQGTDDTDLTIAVARAYADGYQLGAVTEHFLRWYRGRPRDIGGMTAASLGRIADGEEPLAAGAAATAAARGGGAGNGSLMRALPTGLARSHPDRCAHEAAEISAVTHADPRCVHACVAYTAIVSALVEGTPVPEALQAGRDTTPTVPAPEVDAALATSAATPLTDLPTTGYVVHSLAVAVWALQQPDSLEDLLVAVVNRGDDADTTGAITGGLLGARDGAEAVPARWVDQLEYASEIAELTSVLHAQRHSSRPVQQA is encoded by the coding sequence ATGACGACACCGACCCCCCAGCAACGTGTCCACGGCGCGCTGCTGGGGCTGGCCGCCGGCGACGCGCTCGGCGCCACCCTGGAATTCATGTCCCCCGAGGAGATCAGGCGCCGCCACGGCGTCCACACCGAGATCACCGGAGGCGGGGCGTTCGGGTGGCGTCCCGGGCAGGGCACCGACGACACCGACCTGACGATCGCGGTGGCCCGCGCCTATGCCGACGGCTACCAGCTCGGCGCGGTGACCGAGCACTTCCTGCGCTGGTACCGGGGACGTCCCCGTGACATCGGCGGCATGACCGCGGCCTCCCTGGGTCGCATCGCCGATGGCGAGGAGCCGCTGGCCGCCGGCGCCGCCGCGACCGCCGCGGCGCGCGGCGGCGGCGCCGGCAACGGCAGCCTCATGCGCGCCCTGCCCACCGGCCTCGCCCGCTCCCACCCGGACCGGTGCGCCCACGAAGCCGCCGAGATCAGCGCCGTCACCCACGCCGATCCCCGCTGCGTGCACGCCTGCGTCGCCTACACCGCGATCGTCTCCGCCCTCGTCGAGGGCACACCAGTCCCCGAAGCCCTCCAGGCAGGACGCGACACCACCCCCACCGTCCCCGCCCCCGAGGTCGACGCCGCCCTCGCCACCTCCGCCGCGACCCCCCTGACCGACCTGCCCACCACGGGATACGTCGTGCACTCCCTCGCCGTGGCCGTCTGGGCCCTCCAACAGCCCGACTCGCTGGAGGACCTTCTCGTCGCGGTCGTCAACCGCGGCGACGACGCCGACACCACCGGTGCCATCACTGGTGGACTGCTGGGGGCACGCGATGGCGCTGAGGCCGTGCCTGCCCGCTGGGTCGATCAGCTTGAATACGCCTCGGAGATCGCAGAGCTCACCTCCGTGCTGCACGCTCAGCGCCACAGCTCGCGCCCGGTGCAGCAGGCGTGA